The stretch of DNA CCAAGCGCATGCAATCAGCAGCCCTGGGAATTTTATGTGGTAACAGATAAAGAGAAGATCAGGAAGCTTTCCGGTGCGACACCCTATTCCGGCTGTGCGGCAGGCGCGCCTGTCGTGATCGTTCCGGTATATCGCAAAGAAGGCCTGGTGATACAGTCTATGGCACAGATCGATATGTCCATTGCCCAGGAGAATATCTGGTTGGAAACGGATGCACTGGGACTTGGTGGCGTGTGGATCGGAATCGCACCGATGCAGGACCGCATGGATGAGGTTCATGACATGCTGGAGCTTCCGGAAAACGTGGAGGTATTTTCTCTGTTTGCCCTGGGCTATCCGGCAGAAAAAAGAGAACAGCAGAACCGGTTTGATGAAAGCAGGATCCATTTCGTGGAATAAAACAGCTGACTGTGAAGAAACATAATGACAGAATCGAGGAACAAAAAATGGAACATATCGCAAGAGATGAAGCATTTGTTTTATTAAAAAAATACAACAAAGACCCTTTTCATATTCAGCACGCACTGACAGTTGAGGCAGTGATGAAGTGGTACGCAAAAGAGCTGGGATATGGAGATGACGCAGAGTACTGGGGCATTGTAGGACTGTTCCATGACATTGATTTTGAACTTTATCCGGAGGAACACTGTCTGAAAGCACCGGAGCTTCTTCGTGAGGCTGGTGTGGGAGAGGATATCATTCATGCAGTGGTTTCCCATGGCTACGGAATTACCGTTGGCTGTGGAAAAACCATTGAGACGGAACCGGAGCATGAAATGGAAAAAGTTCTCTTTGCGGCAGATGAGCTGACAGGACTGATCTGGGCAGCAGCGCTGATGCGTCCGTCAAAAAGCACCAAGGACATGGAACTGAAATCCCTCAAAAAGAAATATAAGAGCAAAGGCTTCGCAGCCGGCTGCTCCAGAGAGGTGATCCAGCGTGGTGCTGATCAGCTGGGATGGGATCTTGCCAAGCTTCTTACCATGACACTGCAGGCTATGGCAGACAGCGAAGATGATATTCAGAAAGAGATGGAAGCGGAAGAAGTATAAGAATAGTAAAAATCACCAATGCTGAGAAGGGTGTTTTGTGAAAGAAGCCTTTTGCAGAAAAAACTTTTCTGCGGTAAAATAAAAGATAGAATCTGTATAAAATTCAAACAGGCATTTATCGTAGTAAGTTAAGAAAACAGGAAGAGGTGGATAACATGAAAGAATACGAGATCATTATTGAAACGATCAATCCATGCGGCGGCGAGCGTCATTCCCAGCAGGAGATCATTGAAGCGGAGATTGAGAGCCCGGAAGCTTATGTGAAACAGAACGGAAGATTTCCGGTGATCGATACAGCGCAGAATCCGGACGGGGATGTGGTGATCGTAACCGGTGACGGAAACGGTTACATGGTAAGATATACATTTACAGAATAAAAAAACAGCGTCTGCAGAAAAGAAGCTGCAGATGCTGTTTTTTTGTCGAAATGGAAGGCAGTTATGTATAAGGAGGAACAAAACATGAAAGTATTAATGCTTAACGGAAGTCCCAGGGTAAAGGGAAATACAGCACTTGCTCTGGAAGAAATGAAAAAGGTCTTCGAACAGGAAGGCGTGGAAGTCGAGATCGTGCGGGTAGGTCATAAAGAGGTCCGGAGCTGCATTGCCTGTCAGCGCTGCTACGAGCTTGGAAAATGTGTTTTTGATGACATCGTAAATGAACTGGCGCCGAAATTTGAAGAAGCAGACGGTCTTGTAGTTGCCAGTCCGGTCTATTTTGCTTCTGCCAATGCCACACTGGTTGCTGTTCTTACCAGACTTTTTTACAGCACCCATTTTGACAAGACCATGAAGGTAGGTGCCAGCGTTGTCTGTGCAAGACGTGGCGGATGTTCCGCCACCTTTGATGAGCTGAACAAATTTTTCACCATCTCAAATATGCCCATCGCATCCAGCCAGTACTGGAATTCCATTCATGGACGGGAGCAGGGAGAAGCAGAACAGGATGAGGAAGGTAAGCAGACCATGCGTGTCCTCGCCAGAAACATGACATTCCTCATGAAGAGCATTGCCCTGGGAAAAGAAAAATTCGGGCTTCCGGAAACAGAAGAACGGGCATTTACTCATTTTATCAGATGACGAGGTGATTTTGATCTTCACCTTACTGTAATCATTGACATTACAACGGGAAGGATATATGATAAGAAAAAACAGAAGAGGTGAAGAAGAATGCAGATATCCAGCAGATTTACGTTAGCAGTGCACATTTTTACATGCATTGATACGTTTCAGAATGAATATAAAGTAACCAGTGATTTTATTGCGGGCAGTACCAATGTAAATCCGGTGATCATCCGCAAGATCCTTCTGCAGCTGAAGGCTGCCGGTCTGGTGCAGGTTGCCAGGGGAACCGGCGGAACTACCATTACCAGACCGTTATCAGAAATCACATTTCTGGATATATATAAAGCGGTGGAGTGTGTGGAAGACAACAAGCTCTTTCACTTCCACGAGAATCCCAACCCGCAGTGTCCGGTAGGAAAAAATATCCACAATATCCTGGATGATAAGCTGCAGCAGGTGCAGGACGCAATGGAGCGGGAGCTTCAGTCTATCACTTTGGAGGATGTGAAAGAAGATCTGGAGAAATATCTTCAGTAGTAAAAGATAAAACAGAACAGAATCGCGAAAGCGCATCACAGAAATGATAAGCCGCTACCAAGCAGAGAAGTTATGAAATCTGCTGAGTAGCGGTTTTTTATATTTGGGGAAATTGATCAGTGATATTTCATGGTATAAAAAAGCACTTGAGAAAAAATATAAAAAATCTAGTTGTAACTATTGACATTACAATAAAACGATGCTATATTACTTGATGTAATAAAGAAGGTTACAACAATGACTGGCCGGTCATGATTATAAGAAAATGTTATTGATGCGAATAATAAGAATAAAGGAGAAAACGATCATGAAAAAAGTAGTAGAATTTTTACAGGCAAACCCGGTACAGTATCTGGCAACTGTAGGACGCGATGGAAAGGCGAAATGCCGCCCGTTCATGTTCTGTTTTGAGAAAGACGGAAAGCTCTGGTTCTGCACAAACAATACCAAGGATGTTTACAAGGATATGCAGGCAAACCCGGAGATCGAGGTTTCCGTATCTAATCCGGAGTACGCATGGATCCGTCTTCACGGAAAAGCTGTTTTTGAGGACAACCATGAAGTAAAGGTAGCCTGCATGGAGAATCCTATTGTCAAAGGTCAGTATGAGACTGCTGAGAACCCGATCTTTGAGGTATTCTACCTTGAGAACCCACATGGTCTGATCGCAGACTTCTCCGGAAACCCGCCATATGAATTCTAATTGAATCAACACCCAATTGATTCTATGTCATAACAGACTCCCGATAGCACCAAGGCAAATTCCTGCATTCATTCCTCATTCAATGGACGCAGGAATTTCCTGGTTACTGTTCACTCTGTGAACAGTAACATTTCCAATACATAAAAATCGGACATTTACAACAGATACATTTCACAGGAACTGCATGGAGGTCTGTCCTTTCGGAGCAGTGGAAAGAAGGTAAGCTATGGAGATCCGTAAACATCTTCATATCATAAGGAGGCAGAAAAAAGTGGACTGGGCACAGTTTTTATGCGGGATACCCGCAAGAGATTATATATTTCAGAAGGAGCCCTATGAGGAACAGATCACACAGGCTTCGGCATATCTGAAGGAAGCAGATCATGTGCTGATCGGAGCAGGTGCCGGCCTTTCTGCAGCGGCCGGTCTTACCTACAGCGGGAAACGCTTTCAGGAAAATTTCAGCGATTTTATAAAAAAATACGGGCTGCAGGATATGTATTCTGCCGGTTTTTATCCATTTCAGACAGAGGAAGAGCGCTGGGGTTACTGGTGCAGACATTCTTATGTAAACCGTATCAAACCACCGGCTTTGCCACTGTATCAGCAGCTTTTTGACCTGGTGAAAGAAAAAGACTATTTTGTGCTGACCACCAATGTGGATCACCAGTTTCAGAAAGCCGGATTTTCGGAAGAGAGGATCTTTGCCACACAGGGAGATTATGGCCGGATCCAGTGCATGAAGGGATGTCATCCCAGGACCTATGATGCCGTTTCCATGTTTGCCCAGATGGTTCAGGCAGAAAAGGACTGTAAGATTCCTTCTTATATGGTGCCGAAATGTCCGGTATGCGGCGGCCCTATGGCTATGAATCTCCGATGCGACCAGTATTTTGTGGAGGATGAGCAGTGGAATGAGGCTGCGGAAAATTATGGAAAGTATCTGAAACAGCTGAAAAAAGGCAAGGCTGTACTGCTGGAGCTGGGCGTTGGTTTTAACACACCATCTATTATTCGCTTTCCTTTTGAAAAAATGGTACGTGAGCACAAAAATACAGAGCTGATCCGCCTGAACAGAGACGAGGCTGTGATACCGGAAAGCTTCGGAGAACGTGGAATCGGAATCAATCGTGACTTGTGCGACAGCTTACGGGATATTACAATAGAAATAAAAAAGATATCCGCAGATCATTTGCAGGACAGCTGATATAAAACCCAACAGAAACCAAAGTGCCCAATGGGAAAAATCTGCGGAAGTGTTACAGGCAGGTCAAAACAGAACTGGTAAATAACAGAAGGAGGACATATGGATCAGAAACAGCGTCTTGATTATCTTGTGGAAAAATTCAAAGAAGATTCCGGAGAATACAGGAACCTTAAGGTCTCGGACAACGATGCAGAAAAAAGAAGAATCCTTCGTTCTCTCATGAACATTCGCATGCCCCGGCATATGGATGAAGAAATCCTGAAGGTGCAGGATGAATTCCTGAAGGAAGATGCCAGGGAAAAAGGAATCGTAACCCTGGATCAGATTCCGACGGTAAAAGAGGCGTACCACAGTACTGTGCCTTTTGCGGAAAAAATCTCTATCTGGCAGGGCGATATCACCAGACTTCAGGTGGGAGCTATCGTCAATGCAGCCAACTCCCAGATGCTGGGCTGTTTTGTGCCCTGCCACAGATGTATTGACAATGCGATCCATTCGGCTGCGGGAGTGGAGCTTCGTGCAGAGTGCAGCCGCCAGATGAACCAGAAACGGATCCGCTACGGAAGATCCTATGAAGAACCAACCGGACAGGCCATGGTGACCGGTGGCTATAACCTTCCGGCGGAGCATGTGATCCATACGGTGGGGCCTATTGTTTACTACGAAGTCACGGACAAGTTACGGCAGGATCTGAAAAACTGTTACGAAAGTGTGCTGAACTGCTGCCTGGAAAACAATATCCGATCCGTAGCGTTCTGCTGTATCTCCACCGGAGAGTTCCATTTTCCCAACAAAGAAGCAGCAGAGATCGCTGTGAACACCACAGAAGCCTTTCTGGAAAAACAAGGAGATGCTTTTGACCGGGTGATCTTTAATGTGTTTAAGGATATGGATCTGGAGTATTATAAAAATCAGTTTTAAGTATCCGGTCAGCTCCTGGCTTTATGAAAACAGCCTCGCTGAAGACTGCATACGGTTATTGTATGCCATGCCTTCTGCGGGGCTGTTATTTTATTTTTTAAATAGTTTATCATTACAGAGATCCACAAACAGCTGGGCTGTTCTGGAAAGAGGTCTGTCGCTGCGGTAGCACAGGGACAGCTGTGAAGAGATCGCTGGTGTGATGGGAATGGCACGCCAGGGAGAGTAGCTGGGTCTGGGACCGTTCTCGGGAAGCTGGACGTGAACATCCATCAGCAGGGCCACACAGGCCTGATTAGTCACCATGTCCAGAATGGAATCGGTTCTGTGGCTGGTAAAAACGATATTTGGTACAAAATTGGCGTTCTGGCAGGCTATTCTAGCAACACCCTCAAGTTTGCCCCTCACGAAGAGCGCCCTTCAACAACTTTAATTACCCTTTATATTTCCAGCAGATTTTCCAGAGAAAAAATTGATTCCCAATCAAGAAGTTCTTCCATTTTATTAAGATTCTGGTCAGAGTGTTCCAGCTCCCTGGAAAAACGGTAACAGATTGAGACCAGATCTGGAAAGGAAAACTGCTTTTGCTGCAAAAGCCAGGTTCCCATTGCCAGCTCGTGGATCATGAAGGTGCAGATAACTGCCATTTTTACTTTGGCGAAGATCTGTTCATCATATACGGCCCCGCAGAAATACGTGTAGATCCAATAGAGCAGGAGCTGTTCTTCCTGAATCTTCCAGTCCGGATAAAAGGTTTCGAATTCAAGACAGACATCCTGGTATTGTTGTTCGGTATCACAGGCGGTATATAACGGGGTTAAGGTTTCCAAGAGGTAATCATGCCAGCCAGAGCGGAGAACTTCCATTTGAGGAATGATGGTTTTCCATATGTTTTTTCGCAGGTCAGCAGAAGGCTTTTTGGCAGTGATCCACTTGTGGAGTTTTTTCTGGAAGGAATCTCCGAAAGCAGAATTTTGATGACGACTGCGGATCGTTTCCCATTGAAACAATTTGTTCCGGTCCAGACAGAGCTGAAAATCATGGCCGCAGGCCAGAAGCTTCCGGCGGCGTAACGCACAGGGAACGGAACGGTCCTGGATCACGGAGAAGAGATAGTCTCTGGTGTCCATCAGCGCGGTGAAAAGGAAATAGTCGAAGTCGTCATAAGTCTCTTCTGGAGTTTCCTTTTCCACAGTCCGGAATGTGATTTTTTCTTTGTGGCTGAGAAAGATTCTGGCGGCTTCCGGGCAGGAAAGAGACAGAGACAATTCCCGAAGTCCCTCAAATTCTTCGATATGCCTCGGGTATTTACGGCAGGTATCGCAGAGCATATCTTTGCCCGCTTCGCTGTAGATATCACAGAGATTATCTTCGTTCAGAAATGCACAGCGTTTTTGATAATGACGGAAAGAATGTTCCTTCCAGTCGATGTCATTCAGAAGGCGGTTGCGAAAAGCTCCTTTGCAGTGGCGGTATTTTTTGAGACTGTTTTGATCGATCATGATCTGCCAGCCGGCACAGCAGGTATCCGGACAGCTGCCTGCGATGCAGGAAAATTCATTACAAAAAGTAGGTTTCGTGATTTGCATAATAGTTCTCCCGAAGGTTGTAAATTTTACCTGGAATTATAGCACTGCATAAAAGAAACTACAACAGAAATGAAGCGTGATATCCTGACAGTGTTAAGAATGAGAACTGGAAATTGTCATGTAATCTGATAAGCTTTTCAAGTTAATTAATGTGGGCTAACTGTGTATAGTAAAGTAAGGAATCAAAGAAGCGAGCTTATCATGCCAGATCAGAAAATTGACAATCTTTTAAATCTAGCCCTGGATGCTACAGAAGAGGAACGCCAGAAATCCGGAAATCTGAACACAGGATATGATCCTGCTGGGAAAACCTGGGATGTGATCGTGAAATACACAGGCAGGGAGGAGGAGCTTTCCGGAGAGGGAATACAGGCAGTTCCGCTTCTGGGAAACTATGCAGTTGTTACTTTTCCGGAGCGTGAGATCGACAGCTATTCTGACCGAGAAAATGTGATCTTTATGGAAAAACCAAAACAACTTTATTTTGAAGTGTTTCAGGGAAAAACAGCCAGCTGCATCCAGGCGGTACAGACCGGAGCGGAAGGGTTGACCGGAGAAGGAATCCTTATGGGAATCGTGGATTCCGGTGTTGATTATTTCCACCCTGATTTTCGAAATGAGGATGGAAGCAGCCGGATCCTGTATCTATGGGATCAGGGAATTCCGGGAAAACCACCGGCAGGATATGGGGCAGGAACAGAATATACGAAAGAAGAAATTGATGAGGCGCTTGCACTTGGAGAAAACCAGGGCAGACGCCTTGTTCCGTCTGTGGATATCAGCGGACACGGGACTGCTGTGCTTGGAATCGCAGCCGGAAACGGAAGGGCTTCCGGTGGTGTGAACAGAGGCGTTGCCTATGAAAGTGATCTCCTGGTTGTGAAAATGGGAATTCCAAAGGAGAATTCTTTTCCCAGGACAACGGAACTGATCCAGGGAATCGACTATCTGATGAGGAAGGCGCTGGAACTAAATCGGCCGTTGGTGATCAATCTGAGTTTTGGGAATAATTATGGGTCTCATGAACCTTATAATTAAGGGAAAACATAAGAAAACACTGATATTTCCTGTGTTTTCAGGCAATTCAGTGTTTTACTCGGATTCATGTTTGGTTGTTGTTTGAGTCTTATAATACTCGGTCAGGATCATGTTAATCTGCTGGGAACGTGTACGATAGTTCGCTTTTGCATCCTTATCAATCTCAGCAACCAGTTCTTTGGACAAAGTAGTATAGACCTGAATATTGTTGGAACTGATAGCCATGTGGCACCTCCGATTCAATTTAATAGAATTATTCTATCATACTTCTTCGGGAGGGGCAATGTGAACTGAAAATTGAAGAATTATTGTTACTGTAAAATTGGAACGGTCGTAAAGAAAATCTATGAATAGAGAACGATAAGAAAGGTAGAACAGACAATGAAGAAAACAATTTTTGAAGAGATGGGCGGTACTTATATCAGACATGGGGATTATCTTATCCCTGCTCTTACCTTACCGAAGGAAGAAGAACAAAGGGTTGTCGGTGTATGGGGACAAAGACATTTGCGGTATTTGAAGGAATACCGCAGATTGCTATATCTGAATATGCTTACAAGCGGCAGGCTGAATGGTTATTTGGCTGATATAGAAGAACAGGCACAGGAACGCTTTGAAAGACTTGTAGAACAGATGAAACAGGCACAAGGCATTACAGAACAGCTAAAGGTGGAAAATGTCTTGGAATGGATAGGAAGAATGAACAATATACAAGTATGTGCGAGGGAGATTGTGGATAAAGAGATAATTTATCAAGAATGAAATGTAAGATAAATAGTGTATAAAATGTAGCAGGGCATCATAAGATAAAATTGTAATTGCATTTTCCACATAGTTCGTGTAAAATGTAATTAGAAAAGCTGTGCATCAGCGGTGGGTTGACACCTAAAATCTGATACGTTTTCCGAACGAAGGTGTCGGAGGTTGGCAGGCAACGGAAAAACCTGATATTTTCCAGACGAAGGTGCTGGAGGTTGGCAGACAACGGAAAAATCAACCATGAGAAGGGAATGTTTAGTGCTGCGGCGTGAACATTCCCTTCTCTAAATTTTATGGGATAAGGATTAAGTTATGGACAAAAGACGTGCAATTCAGATTATGACAAAAGCGGCACAACTATATAAAGAACATCTTGAGGATCAGAAGGTTTTGTTCCTATATGGCTTACCGAAAGAGGTGAATAAGCAATTACAGGAAAGTAATAAGATTTTGTCATCTGTACAGGGATATGAAGTTGTTTTCCATAGATACAATTTTTTACATTTGACAGGAGTTCGATTGAATAAAAAAGAGACAGCTTCTGCAATTCATTTTTACCAGAAATGCCTGGATAAGCGATTAACAGAAAATGATTTTGTTTTTGCAAAAGATGGCTCTACGGGGCAAAAATTGGATATATTGGAACGTATGATGCTTATTAAGAAAAACGTAACAATGATAGGAGAATTTACAGATCGAGGACCGAAATTATATACAGAAAAAGCTGCCGGGAATATATGTGGTTGTATTGGCTTCGTAAAAGATAAAAATACGAAATTAAATGTACCGAACACATTGCTGAAAAAGGACATCAGAGATGTAACAGCACAGCCTACATATAAAGTATTTGCTGTAATATCAAAACACTATACAGATGAGAAATATACAAATCTTGTGAAGATGGACAAAAGTATTGATTTGAAAGAGTGTTGTTTCTCAGAAACAATAGAAAATATGATAGATAGAGAAAATCTATAATGAAATATAAAGAAACCATGCTACTGCTTTTTGTAACAGTATCATGGTTTTATTGTTTGTCGTCTATATTTTAAGTTGATTATTACTTTACAAAATTGGCAATGTTATAATTATCATTGATTTTAGAAGAAGGGAGTATCGAGGGAAATTAGTGGAACTGGTTTTGCAAGCATAGCGTTTGGATATCCAAACGCACTTTGGGAGCCCCCCAAACCCCATTTGTTGGCTTTACAAAGTAGGAATTTTTTGCTCAAGATAAAAAGAGAGTGCGTAAGCGGAAAGAAATCAAATTATGCTTACGCACTTTGTGCCTCACTTTTGCTCGGTGGTTAGCAGTTTGTGAATTATTGGGATGAAGCAATATAACTGTTTTGAGAAAACGGGATATTTTTTATATTAGTAGTTTAAACATTATAGTTCTGTGTTGTGCGATTTTTGCCTGGATTGAACAGGATGTTTTTTTTGCAATTCCTGTTTCCTCTGATATTCAAGTTCCCAGGTACGATGAGAGAAGCTATAGGGATCTTCCATATTGAGATCATCCACTTCATGGGTTGCGATATCACGATAGTGATAGTCATAATATTCACCAAAAGTACCTTTGAGCTGCTCAATCAGTTTCTCTCGGAAAGTAGGTCGTATCTGGATTCTGGCATCCAGTAATTCTGTATATTGCTCTGGTTTAGGCCGGAGTTTTTCCTCTTGGAAAGCGACAGCATCTTTTTCAAGCTGCTCTTTGAGAGCCATATCCTGAGAATCGAGAATATCCAGATTCTTATCCATCTGGTCGTATTTTCTGGAAAGGCTCGCCATATCTTTCTCTGTGGAGCATTCAGCCTGAAACAGCAGCTGTTCTTTGGCAGATTTCAGTTCCTCGATTTCTTCTGTTACGGTTGTAAGCTGCTGGTTTAACTTTATATGCTGGAAAGGATTTAGAATACTGGTTTTACTTTTTTGCACATTTAGTTCTTTCTTTTCAGTAACTTTCGCTTTGAGCTTTTTCTTAATGGTATCATATTTATTTAGGATAGGACGAAAATGCTGCATCCAGTCATGGATCACTTCTTTTTGCATTTCATTATGAAGTAAATGATATTGTGTAAAAATCATATGATTGCGGATTGCTTCTAATGTTTCTGCAATTACCGGAATAGATTTTTCGACAGCTTGAACCAATTTTTTTATCTGTGTTTTTAATTCCCGTAGTATTCTGTTATCCGCACGAACCCGACGGTTGATTTCACACCGGTCTGCTATCATGCCTTTCTTTTCCATATTCTGGGCAATGTAGCCTTCGTGGATGGTTGGCTGTTCAGTGATTCCCTGAGCTGCAAAACTGCGGTGATCAATGGCGGCATTTATCTGATTAAGGGCAAGCATTTTATTTACGGCATCTGCCCAGTTTGCTCTCCAGAGGCAGAGCTGTTCCTCACTGTTCCATTGTTCGGAAATCGGGTTTTGTCTGCCATACCGGGTGCTTTTTGGATGTTTGTCGATACGTTCATAACCTTTCTCCTGTGCTGCCGAGGGAGTCAGATATACTTTCTTTTTCCCAGCTTTATAACGATACTGTTTTTCCCAGCCCTCTTTCTGAGCATCCTTAAATTCAGAAGCAGTAAATCCCTTTTCCTCTCCATCTTTGATGCATAGATATTCTTTTTCGGTTTTATACTGCCATGTTCCGTTTTCGTTTAATGGACGGACAGTAAGTAGAATGTGTGCATGGGGATTGTGACCATCTGTATCGTGAATGGCGAAATCGGCACACATTCCCATATCTACAAAATTCTTTTGAATAAAATTCTGAAGAAGAGAAATATTGCTGTCTTTATCCAACTCAATAGGGAGTGCGACAACAAATTCTCTTGCCAGTCGGCTGTCTTTTGTTTTTTCAGCAGCTTCTACAGCATTCCAGAGTTGCTCCCGGTTTTTCCATTTAGGCGGAGCCATAGGGGGAAGCATTACTTCCTGATAG from Blautia sp. SC05B48 encodes:
- the fliB gene encoding flagellin lysine-N-methylase codes for the protein MQITKPTFCNEFSCIAGSCPDTCCAGWQIMIDQNSLKKYRHCKGAFRNRLLNDIDWKEHSFRHYQKRCAFLNEDNLCDIYSEAGKDMLCDTCRKYPRHIEEFEGLRELSLSLSCPEAARIFLSHKEKITFRTVEKETPEETYDDFDYFLFTALMDTRDYLFSVIQDRSVPCALRRRKLLACGHDFQLCLDRNKLFQWETIRSRHQNSAFGDSFQKKLHKWITAKKPSADLRKNIWKTIIPQMEVLRSGWHDYLLETLTPLYTACDTEQQYQDVCLEFETFYPDWKIQEEQLLLYWIYTYFCGAVYDEQIFAKVKMAVICTFMIHELAMGTWLLQQKQFSFPDLVSICYRFSRELEHSDQNLNKMEELLDWESIFSLENLLEI
- a CDS encoding TnpV protein, producing the protein MKKTIFEEMGGTYIRHGDYLIPALTLPKEEEQRVVGVWGQRHLRYLKEYRRLLYLNMLTSGRLNGYLADIEEQAQERFERLVEQMKQAQGITEQLKVENVLEWIGRMNNIQVCAREIVDKEIIYQE
- a CDS encoding nitroreductase family protein, with translation MENIFHRVSIRKYEDRPVEKEKILQILKAGMQAPSACNQQPWEFYVVTDKEKIRKLSGATPYSGCAAGAPVVIVPVYRKEGLVIQSMAQIDMSIAQENIWLETDALGLGGVWIGIAPMQDRMDEVHDMLELPENVEVFSLFALGYPAEKREQQNRFDESRIHFVE
- a CDS encoding Sir2 family NAD-dependent protein deacetylase; this encodes MEIRKHLHIIRRQKKVDWAQFLCGIPARDYIFQKEPYEEQITQASAYLKEADHVLIGAGAGLSAAAGLTYSGKRFQENFSDFIKKYGLQDMYSAGFYPFQTEEERWGYWCRHSYVNRIKPPALPLYQQLFDLVKEKDYFVLTTNVDHQFQKAGFSEERIFATQGDYGRIQCMKGCHPRTYDAVSMFAQMVQAEKDCKIPSYMVPKCPVCGGPMAMNLRCDQYFVEDEQWNEAAENYGKYLKQLKKGKAVLLELGVGFNTPSIIRFPFEKMVREHKNTELIRLNRDEAVIPESFGERGIGINRDLCDSLRDITIEIKKISADHLQDS
- a CDS encoding S8 family serine peptidase translates to MPDQKIDNLLNLALDATEEERQKSGNLNTGYDPAGKTWDVIVKYTGREEELSGEGIQAVPLLGNYAVVTFPEREIDSYSDRENVIFMEKPKQLYFEVFQGKTASCIQAVQTGAEGLTGEGILMGIVDSGVDYFHPDFRNEDGSSRILYLWDQGIPGKPPAGYGAGTEYTKEEIDEALALGENQGRRLVPSVDISGHGTAVLGIAAGNGRASGGVNRGVAYESDLLVVKMGIPKENSFPRTTELIQGIDYLMRKALELNRPLVINLSFGNNYGSHEPYN
- a CDS encoding LysR family transcriptional regulator substrate-binding protein, whose product is MRGKLEGVARIACQNANFVPNIVFTSHRTDSILDMVTNQACVALLMDVHVQLPENGPRPSYSPWRAIPITPAISSQLSLCYRSDRPLSRTAQLFVDLCNDKLFKK
- a CDS encoding pyridoxamine 5'-phosphate oxidase family protein — protein: MKKVVEFLQANPVQYLATVGRDGKAKCRPFMFCFEKDGKLWFCTNNTKDVYKDMQANPEIEVSVSNPEYAWIRLHGKAVFEDNHEVKVACMENPIVKGQYETAENPIFEVFYLENPHGLIADFSGNPPYEF
- a CDS encoding protein-ADP-ribose hydrolase, coding for MDQKQRLDYLVEKFKEDSGEYRNLKVSDNDAEKRRILRSLMNIRMPRHMDEEILKVQDEFLKEDAREKGIVTLDQIPTVKEAYHSTVPFAEKISIWQGDITRLQVGAIVNAANSQMLGCFVPCHRCIDNAIHSAAGVELRAECSRQMNQKRIRYGRSYEEPTGQAMVTGGYNLPAEHVIHTVGPIVYYEVTDKLRQDLKNCYESVLNCCLENNIRSVAFCCISTGEFHFPNKEAAEIAVNTTEAFLEKQGDAFDRVIFNVFKDMDLEYYKNQF
- a CDS encoding flavodoxin family protein, giving the protein MKVLMLNGSPRVKGNTALALEEMKKVFEQEGVEVEIVRVGHKEVRSCIACQRCYELGKCVFDDIVNELAPKFEEADGLVVASPVYFASANATLVAVLTRLFYSTHFDKTMKVGASVVCARRGGCSATFDELNKFFTISNMPIASSQYWNSIHGREQGEAEQDEEGKQTMRVLARNMTFLMKSIALGKEKFGLPETEERAFTHFIR
- a CDS encoding hydrolase, whose protein sequence is MEHIARDEAFVLLKKYNKDPFHIQHALTVEAVMKWYAKELGYGDDAEYWGIVGLFHDIDFELYPEEHCLKAPELLREAGVGEDIIHAVVSHGYGITVGCGKTIETEPEHEMEKVLFAADELTGLIWAAALMRPSKSTKDMELKSLKKKYKSKGFAAGCSREVIQRGADQLGWDLAKLLTMTLQAMADSEDDIQKEMEAEEV
- the mobQ gene encoding MobQ family relaxase — protein: MAIYHMQAKVVSRGSGRSAVAASAYMSCSRIYNDYDGIQHDYTRKHGLIYQEVMLPPMAPPKWKNREQLWNAVEAAEKTKDSRLAREFVVALPIELDKDSNISLLQNFIQKNFVDMGMCADFAIHDTDGHNPHAHILLTVRPLNENGTWQYKTEKEYLCIKDGEEKGFTASEFKDAQKEGWEKQYRYKAGKKKVYLTPSAAQEKGYERIDKHPKSTRYGRQNPISEQWNSEEQLCLWRANWADAVNKMLALNQINAAIDHRSFAAQGITEQPTIHEGYIAQNMEKKGMIADRCEINRRVRADNRILRELKTQIKKLVQAVEKSIPVIAETLEAIRNHMIFTQYHLLHNEMQKEVIHDWMQHFRPILNKYDTIKKKLKAKVTEKKELNVQKSKTSILNPFQHIKLNQQLTTVTEEIEELKSAKEQLLFQAECSTEKDMASLSRKYDQMDKNLDILDSQDMALKEQLEKDAVAFQEEKLRPKPEQYTELLDARIQIRPTFREKLIEQLKGTFGEYYDYHYRDIATHEVDDLNMEDPYSFSHRTWELEYQRKQELQKKHPVQSRQKSHNTEL
- a CDS encoding PBECR4 domain-containing protein; amino-acid sequence: MDKRRAIQIMTKAAQLYKEHLEDQKVLFLYGLPKEVNKQLQESNKILSSVQGYEVVFHRYNFLHLTGVRLNKKETASAIHFYQKCLDKRLTENDFVFAKDGSTGQKLDILERMMLIKKNVTMIGEFTDRGPKLYTEKAAGNICGCIGFVKDKNTKLNVPNTLLKKDIRDVTAQPTYKVFAVISKHYTDEKYTNLVKMDKSIDLKECCFSETIENMIDRENL
- a CDS encoding Rrf2 family transcriptional regulator; its protein translation is MQISSRFTLAVHIFTCIDTFQNEYKVTSDFIAGSTNVNPVIIRKILLQLKAAGLVQVARGTGGTTITRPLSEITFLDIYKAVECVEDNKLFHFHENPNPQCPVGKNIHNILDDKLQQVQDAMERELQSITLEDVKEDLEKYLQ